CTATCCCGGCGGCGTTACGGCATTGGCGGAAGCTTGCCGGCCCTTGCTGGATGAGCCGAGCGGGAACGAGGGCTTCAGTCTAATCGACGCCAAATTCGAGACGCTCGAAAGCTACGGGCCAACATCGGTTCGCAATTTCGTGGACGAAACCGATGTGCTCGATGGCAGAACCGCTGATGAATGGCAGCAGGACGCCTTTGGACAGATCGATGCCTGGCTGCGCGCCTTGGGGCTTCGCAAAACGTGACTACACAAAGTGTTATTCCGATCCCGCCAGACGAAGCGATATTCGAACAGAACATCGCTATCTTGTTCCGCAGTATCCTTGGCGACCCAAACGTCAAACGCGTGGCAAAGCGCGGCAAGGTCCAAAAAGGTATCGATGTAGTCGGAAAACGCGACCGTGATCCGGCACAGCCCGTCGGCATTCAGTGCAAACTGCGCACTACCGGGCGCAAGCTAACCGAAGATGAAGCGCGCGCCGAACTGGAGAAGGCGCTTTACTTCAGGCCCAAGCTGACCGAGTTCTTCATTGCGACGACCGCCGAAGACGACGTCACCTACGATGAGATCGCAGCGAAGCTGTCTCAGGAACAGGCGGCGCAAGGCCGCGCGATCGATGTTCAAATCTGGGGCTGGAACACGCTGCAGGATCGCATCGGCGAAGATCAGAAAGCCCTCGATGCCTTCTATCCAGATTCCACGCCCCTCACCCGGCGTCTCGAAGCAATAGGCGAAGAGCAGGCCAAGCAGACGGAGCAGCTCAGCGCCAAGGTCGATACCACGTATCTCGTTCAGCAGGAAACGCTGACCGTTTTGCAAGGGGTCGCTGGCGAGACAGCCAAGGGCCAGCAGCTGCTGACGCAGTGGGACGCACAAATTGACGCTTACCGTGACATGCTCAACGACGGCAGGGTGAACAGCGCGTTCGAGCTGTTTACGAAGCTCGAGGATCGCCTAGCTTCATCGGACGAGCCCCGGGTAAGAGCGCGTGTGCGTGCGAATATCGGTCTTTGCCATCAAAGACTGGGCGATGAAGAACGCGCAGGCGAATGTCTTCTCGAAGCCTACGCAATCTATCCCGATGATGACCGCATCGCCACGAACCGAATCCTGGGACTGCAACTGCTGCGCCGGTTCGACGCTTCGATTGAGGCAACCGAGGAGCGGCTGCAGGACAATCCGGACGACGAACATGCGGCAGGATTTGTATTCCAAGGCGCGATGTTTCTCGGCGAGGAAATCGACCCGTATGCAATCGTGCCACCCCATCTCCTCGATCGGACCCTCGTTCGCATTTATGAATGTCACTACCTGCGCCAGCGAGGCAGGATGGACGAATTCGTAACGCGCGCGCTCCAGACCCTAGAGACCGACCCCGATAACGATGACGTAAAGCGAATAGCTGCGGATGCTTTACTGGAGAAACGCCTTGGCGATGGACAATTCAGTCGTTCGCCCATCGTTGATAGCGAAAGCCGCCGCGATCTGGAGACAGCCGAGCGGCTGCTATCCGAGCAATGGGAACGCACGCGCTGCTACGACAATGCCGATCAAGATCCCTTTTTGACGAGCGGCTGCAATTTGGTCACGCTGTACCGCGCCTTGCAGCGGCCAGCTGACGCTCGGCGCATAGCTGCGCAACTGCTCGGAATTGCACCCGAAAGTCCGAAGGTTTTAACGGTCGCCGCGCACGCAGCACTCGATGAAGAAAAGCTGGAAGAAGCCGATGCGCATGCGTCGGCGCTTCCCGAGAGTTCGGAAAGAACATCGCTTCTCCTCAACATCTGGTCGGCGACCGGTGCATGGCAGAAGATCATTGAACATGCGAATGATGAACGCCGAGCAGCGACGGAAGGCGAGCTGCTTCAACAGTTCGATACCATGGTCTTCCGGGCTCGTTTTTTGTCCGACCCGCCGAGCGCGACCCTCGCCGATGCCGAAGAAATGCTTGCCCGATGGCCGGACTCCCTACCAGTGCACATTATGGTGGCGGACTTCTTCAGCCAGCAATCGCCCGACCGGTTCGAAGCGGTTTTCGAGATCGCAAAGCAAATGGCCGGAGGCGACATTCCCTACGCACACCGGCTCATGTTCGCCAATCTTTGCTATCTGACAGAGAAATGGTCGGAGGTGGTGGAAGCATTGGCCGGGTATGTCGCTACCGACATCGATACGCCGCCTCTTCGATGGCTCGCGATGGCTTATACGAATGCCGATCGCGCTAGCGGGACGAGCGCCTTTTTCGGCTCGCTTTCAGAGGAATTTCTGAAAGAGGGAGGGTATGCGCGCATCGCTGCCGGGGCGCAGTACAATCGCGGCGACCTGAAAGAAGCGGAACGCTATGCGCGCATCGCGATTACTGCCTGCCCTTCCGACTTGAGGTCGCACCTTCTTCTTCACGGCGCGCTCCATCGCCGAAACGACCTTCGCGCTGCCAGCCGACATATTGCAAAGCTCGACCCTGAGAAGCTTGAAGGCAGCCCTCTGGAAAAGCTGCGGCTTGCGCAGATCCTTCGCCAAGACGTCGATGTCGAGCGCGGCATGGCGCTCGGGTTCGAGGTCGCCGCATACAATCGGAATATTAGGGAAGTTGCGGTCGCATGGCCTGGCTTTGTTTTCTTCGACCAGAACCTGCCCGACGACATTGCCAAAGTCCCGGTCGCGAGGGAGAACCTCTGGTTCCATCTACGCGGCATCGACGGTGACGATGACGTGCAAGGAATCCTCACCGACGACGAAATCCCTGAGGCTCGATGCTTCCCGCTCGATCATCCCTTAGCAAAGCTCGTTATCGGCAGGAAGGTAGGCGACAGGTTCAACTTCCCGCAGCCGGTCGGACCAGATCGCGAATACGAGTTGGCCGCACTCAAGCATCGTGTGGTCTGGCTGCTGCACGATATCATGGAAACCCACGCGGACCGGTTCCCTGAAGAGACCTCGATGTTCACCGTCAAGATGAAGGGTGATGACGTCTCGTCGGTGCTAGAAATCGCGAAAGATCACTCCGAGCATGCGCGTAGCATGCTCGATATCTATGATGAACATCCGATACCTGTCTGCGTGCTCGCCCCAATGTACAAACGCAGTGTGGTTGGAATGGCCGAGCATATCGCGGGTAGCGGCAGGGAGATTAGGACCTGCCACGGGATCGGCGCGGAGCGTATTTATGCGGAAGACGTCGTGCGAGAAAGCAAGGGCAAGGGTGCAGTGCTTTGCACGCTTACCGCATGGCGGGCGATGCAGTTCGGGATGCTGCCTGCGCTCAAAGAATGGTTCGGCACCCTTTTCCTGGCACAATCGAGCTTCGATGAATTCCTGCAGATGCGCAGCGAGAGTGAGCTGTCTGCCAAGCACGATCATGGATCGATCGGTTATATCGATGGTGAATACGTCCGGACTGAACAGAGTGCCGCCGAAAGTCGGATCATCGTACAGAGGATCGATGAAGGCATCGCTTTTATCCAGGAGCATTGCGAAATCTGCCCGGTCGATGACGAGGAGTTCTCTGGCGCAGACCTTGGGGTCGTTGCCTGTGACGCAGATTTGCTCGTGGATCCGATCCTGCTAGCGCGCGCGAAGGTGGCGACGCTCTTGTCGGATGAGCTCAACCTGCGCCAATTGGCGCAGCAGTTCGGGATTGAGCGCCTTGCTTGGCTCCAGACATGCGCGACGATCTTAGCAGAGAATGAGCTTCTCACCGAGGAGGAAGAATGCGGCGTCGTAGCCAACCTCGCGGTATGGCGACATGGTCATGTCTCACTAAATGGCCGCACACTTGCCGGAATTGCCGAGAATGGGCCACCTCCGTCATACGCGCATTTCAAGGCGGCGGCGGAATACCTCGGTGGGGCAGATGCAGACATGCCGTCACATATTCTCGCTACGATTGGGGCTATGGAGCGGCTTTGGCAGTCGGACCTTCCGAGCTTCGAGCAAGGGCGCTGCGCCGGCCATCTCCTTGACCGCCTGATCGCGGATAGAGAAAACTGGCGGGAGGTTCTCGACGCGCTGGGCCAACACTTGGATCGGGTGCGTCGTAGGACGTGGACGGGCGAACGCTCAGCAGAATACTTGAACAGCTGGCGGCAAGGACATTTTCTGTAGCGCCAGTTCTTACCTCTCCCTCATCCAGCATTGAAGTATTCGTTATTGGTCTGATCTGAGGCCGGAAGCTGAATGGCAGCTTTGAAGCGATTACCGCCAAAACCGGACTGTCAGCTATCGCCCCAAAACGTGCGCCGCCACTTAGCGACTGAGATGGAATGAGAAGCGGACGGTGACAAGCTTCCTTTCGCATACGCTCTAGAGACGAGTAAGAGAGGTTGAGGAGTCGCGAAATGAACTACCCGCCATTCACCGATCTGTTGGCACTGTCGAATGATCTCAAGCGGACTGGAAAGCAAAAAAAGCTGAAGGGAACCCTCCTGCAGGCGTGGCGGGCTGAAGCCTGTCTCGGCGATCTCTTGCAGGCCAGCGATTGCTGTGAGCGGCTTCGGGCGATCGTAGATCAGGAGGGCAAATCACACGGCCCTGCCGAGCAAACGGTCATCAAGGCTCTGCAGACAACGGCTGTCATGCTCTACGCGCGAGCGACATCAACAGGTGGGAAAGGTGTCGAGCGTGGATCGATCCAATTGAACAAGCAAGGCCTATCGAGTGAACAGAAAGAGGATCATGAAGCTCTAATTTCGCTTCGAAACGAAGCTTTGGCCCACGTTAACCCAACCCACAAAGTGGGAGATCGCCTATGGCACAAGGTCTCTCTGTTTGCGGTTCCGAATGCTCATGGCCAATGGACCCCAGCGGCAGCAACCAATGAAACCACTTGGCATCGCGAAACGCTTGAACGGTTAGAGCGGATGCTCCCATTGGCGATAAAGTTTGTCGCCGAGAAATTCAAAATTCGGCTTAAAATGGTCGGAGATAGTATGGGCGAAGCGGGGATTGATGAAGCCATGTTTCGTAGATACCTCTTCGATCCAATCGAAGTTTTTGGCAGCGAGGCGGTAGTAATGCGGTTACTGTCGTCACGCGGAAAAGCATCGGAACGTTTCTGGGTAAATGAATGAGCGTGCGTACCTGGGGCGTCAGCGGAACGTCCGCTCTTCAGATACTAGGTTCAAATGCGGCCAGTCGGCTAACGGCCCAGAAGGAGACCTTCAGAATTTGGGTGCCTGTCGTTCCGTTTTCACGCTGTGGATACAAATGCAGAACAGATTTGCGCGGCGGGAAGGTTGGTGCCATCCTGTCTCATAATTGCCTAGGCTCAGGATGGTTAGATGTCGCACGACCCAATTTTTTTCGAAATGGAATTGCACAAAGCTGGACTAGACCCTGCGACTGCGGCTGACGAACTCGGACTGTCTCCTAGACAGATCAAAAGGTACATTAGTGGCGAGTGTCATCCATCGAAACTGGTCAGAGGAAAGATCAGCGAATTGGTTGCGAGACGGGTTTCCCCTAATCAGACTCAGAAAAGTTTCAAATTTATCGATCTTTTCGCAGGTATCGGCGGAATGCGTTTGGGATTTGAGGCGATCGGCGGCAAATGCATTTTCACCAGCGAGCGAGACCGGTTCTCACAGAAGACCTACCTTCACAATTTTCCTGATGGCGAAGACCATAAGTTCGCCGGCGACATTCGCCCATATGGCCAAGATCCCTCGAAAATTCCGGAGTTTGATGTTCTTCTGGCCGGCTTTCCGTGCCAGCCGTTCTCGCTTGCCGGCGTGTCGAAAAAAAACTCGCTTGGCCGTGCCCACGGATTTGCGTGCGAGGACCAAGGCAATCTGTTTTTCGATATTGCGCGCATAATTGACCATCACCGTCCAGCCGCTTTCTTGCTGGAAAACGTCAAAAATCTTCAAAGCCATGACGAAGGAAATACCTTCGATGTTATCCGGCGTACTCTCACTGAGGAACTCGGTTACAAAATCGACTTCCGGATAATAAACTCTGCCCCCTTCGTGCCCCAGAAGCGTCAGCGCATCTTTATAGTTGGCTTCAGAGAGGACGTCGGATTCAGCTTTGAGCAGATCGAGAAGAAATTTCCTCCGAAAGAGGAATGGCCAACCTTGGGTGCAATCCTTCAGGGGCACAATGAGATCGATTCGAAGTACACCCTGACGCCGAAGCTGTGGGCCTACCTGCAGGCCTATCGCGAAAAACACGAGAAGGCAGGGAACGGATTCGGTTTCACGACAAATGGGCCAGGCGATGTCGCCCGAACGCTCTCGGCCCGCTATCACAAGGACGGCTCCGAGATCCTCATCAGCCAGAAGGGTACTCGTCCTCGCCGACTGACCCCTCGAGAGTGTGCGCGTCTCATGGGGTTCGAGCGGAATGATCGCGAGTGGATTATTCCCGTTTCTGATACGCAGGCCTACCGCCAGTTCGGCAATGCGGTAGTCGTCCCGGTTGTCGAAGCGATTGCCCGGCACATGGAGCCTGCATTAGGACGGGCGCTGGCCAAAGAGCAGGTCGTAGCCTCCCGGACGATGTTCGAACCGGAGGCGTCCGTTGCCTGACATTGTGGGTCCGGAAACCCGGAGCCATATGATGTCTCGTATCGGCGGAAAAAACACAAAACCGGAACTGCTCATCCGATCTGGCCTCCACAGGCGCGGATATCGATATCGACTGCATGACAGAACCTTGCCCGGCCGCCCAGATATCGTCCTGGCGCAATGGAGAACGATTATCGAAGTTCGGGGATGCTTCTGGCACGGTCACGACTGTCACCTGTTCCGATGGCCTGAGACGAGGGCACAGTTCTGGCGGGACAAGATCAAAGCGAACGTCCAGCGTGATGAGAAAAATCGAGCGGCAATTCTGGGGATGGGATGGCGCCTGGCTGAGGTATGGGAGTGCCAGCTGAAAGGCAGGATGCGGCGACCGCTGGCGGACGTTCTGGATGAGTTATCGAGATTTATTGAAGGGGCCAATGAAAGGTGTGTCGTGGGCCCCGATAAGACCGTGCTCTAATCATAGCGCCCTGCTTGCGACGGCTTCGTCCATAAAACAAAGCAGGATAGTCAAACCTAATCATCGTGTTATTCAGCTTGAGGAATTTTTGGGGGCTTGCATGACTGATCCATCACTAGTCAATAATCCTGACGCTGATCGCCTTATTCACGGGCTTCGGGATACCGGCTACAATTTCAATACGGCTGCAGCCGATATCATCGACAACTCAATCGCAGCCGGCGCAAACCGGATCGATGCCCTTTTCGATATGGACACGGAGGGGCGCAAGATCGTCACTTTCGCAGATAACGGGCATGGAATGGATGCCGAGCAGCTTCATGCGGCCATGCGTTATGGTGCGCCAGTCAGGAACAATCTCGCCTCGCTCGGAAAATTTGGTCTGGGCCTGAAAACCGCCTCGAGCTCGGTCTGCCGCCGATACACCGTGTACAGCAGGCGCTCGGTCGACCAACCCATCGCCAAACTGGCTTGGGATCTCGATCATGTGACCGAGGTCAACCAGTGGGAGATGCTGCGCGAGCCAGTCACCGATGAGGAGGAGGAGCGCTTCGAAGATCTGGTTGGCGAGCGCGGAACAATGGTCGTCTGGCAGAAATGCGACCGAATACTCGACAGGGAATACTCCGCCCCGGGTGGCACACATGAAATGAACGCACTCAAGAGGAAAGCGGCCAGCCTCTCACGTCACTGTGCACTCGTCTACTATCGCTTCCTCGACGGTACAGATCGCCGCGAGCGCGATATCCGTCTGACGATCGACGGCGAGGAGGTCCTCGCTTGGAACCCCTTCTATCTCGAGAAATCAGAACAGGTTCTCGATGAGAAGCACCAGAGAATCCCTCTCGAGCTTTCCAATGGGGAGGTGCATGAGGCGACAATGAGGGCCTACATTCTTCCGCGCGCCAAGGAATTGTCCAAAGAAGAGCAAGGCATCGCCCGGATCGCAAACCATGCACAGGGCTTCTATATCCATCGCGAGGGGCGCGTCATTCACAGTGGTGGCTGGCTTGGTGTCTTTGGTGGTGTTGAGCCACATACTTCACTTCTCAGGATCGAATTCGACTTCGGACACGAGCTTGACGATGCCTTCAGGGTCGACGTGAAGAAGTCACGGATTCTTTTCGATCCTGCACTTGAGGATCTGCTCAAGGAAATCCTCCAGCCTATATACCGAGAGGCCAACAACCGATATCGCAACAAGGCAAGGCAGGACATCTCCGGTGGTGGCGGAGTAGATCACTCGGCATCAAATACGAACATCGACAATACGTCAGGCAGGAAGGAGCCGCGGGGAGAGTCCTACGACGAGAAAACCGGTGAAGCGACAATCCAGAACCGGAAAGGGCGGGTGGTGCTCCACAATGTCGAAAAGTCCGACGTGGATCCGGGCTCGGTCTACATTCAGCCGGTCGAATTTCTGCCATCTGGCGATCTCTATGAGCCGGCCATGTATCCGGTCGGAGGATCGGACGTTCTCCGGACTGGCGTTCGGATAAACAGATCGCACGACTTCTACACCAAGATCTACATGCGAGCGCAGGATAACGGGTACTCCATCGAAGGGATGGATTACCTGCTCTGGGCTCTTGCTGCTGCAGAGCTGGACAATACAAACAAAGATCTCGA
This is a stretch of genomic DNA from Parerythrobacter jejuensis. It encodes these proteins:
- the dcm gene encoding DNA (cytosine-5-)-methyltransferase, with protein sequence MSHDPIFFEMELHKAGLDPATAADELGLSPRQIKRYISGECHPSKLVRGKISELVARRVSPNQTQKSFKFIDLFAGIGGMRLGFEAIGGKCIFTSERDRFSQKTYLHNFPDGEDHKFAGDIRPYGQDPSKIPEFDVLLAGFPCQPFSLAGVSKKNSLGRAHGFACEDQGNLFFDIARIIDHHRPAAFLLENVKNLQSHDEGNTFDVIRRTLTEELGYKIDFRIINSAPFVPQKRQRIFIVGFREDVGFSFEQIEKKFPPKEEWPTLGAILQGHNEIDSKYTLTPKLWAYLQAYREKHEKAGNGFGFTTNGPGDVARTLSARYHKDGSEILISQKGTRPRRLTPRECARLMGFERNDREWIIPVSDTQAYRQFGNAVVVPVVEAIARHMEPALGRALAKEQVVASRTMFEPEASVA
- a CDS encoding very short patch repair endonuclease, whose protein sequence is MGPETRSHMMSRIGGKNTKPELLIRSGLHRRGYRYRLHDRTLPGRPDIVLAQWRTIIEVRGCFWHGHDCHLFRWPETRAQFWRDKIKANVQRDEKNRAAILGMGWRLAEVWECQLKGRMRRPLADVLDELSRFIEGANERCVVGPDKTVL
- a CDS encoding tetratricopeptide repeat protein; the protein is MAAGRLWTDRCLAARLGASQNVTTQSVIPIPPDEAIFEQNIAILFRSILGDPNVKRVAKRGKVQKGIDVVGKRDRDPAQPVGIQCKLRTTGRKLTEDEARAELEKALYFRPKLTEFFIATTAEDDVTYDEIAAKLSQEQAAQGRAIDVQIWGWNTLQDRIGEDQKALDAFYPDSTPLTRRLEAIGEEQAKQTEQLSAKVDTTYLVQQETLTVLQGVAGETAKGQQLLTQWDAQIDAYRDMLNDGRVNSAFELFTKLEDRLASSDEPRVRARVRANIGLCHQRLGDEERAGECLLEAYAIYPDDDRIATNRILGLQLLRRFDASIEATEERLQDNPDDEHAAGFVFQGAMFLGEEIDPYAIVPPHLLDRTLVRIYECHYLRQRGRMDEFVTRALQTLETDPDNDDVKRIAADALLEKRLGDGQFSRSPIVDSESRRDLETAERLLSEQWERTRCYDNADQDPFLTSGCNLVTLYRALQRPADARRIAAQLLGIAPESPKVLTVAAHAALDEEKLEEADAHASALPESSERTSLLLNIWSATGAWQKIIEHANDERRAATEGELLQQFDTMVFRARFLSDPPSATLADAEEMLARWPDSLPVHIMVADFFSQQSPDRFEAVFEIAKQMAGGDIPYAHRLMFANLCYLTEKWSEVVEALAGYVATDIDTPPLRWLAMAYTNADRASGTSAFFGSLSEEFLKEGGYARIAAGAQYNRGDLKEAERYARIAITACPSDLRSHLLLHGALHRRNDLRAASRHIAKLDPEKLEGSPLEKLRLAQILRQDVDVERGMALGFEVAAYNRNIREVAVAWPGFVFFDQNLPDDIAKVPVARENLWFHLRGIDGDDDVQGILTDDEIPEARCFPLDHPLAKLVIGRKVGDRFNFPQPVGPDREYELAALKHRVVWLLHDIMETHADRFPEETSMFTVKMKGDDVSSVLEIAKDHSEHARSMLDIYDEHPIPVCVLAPMYKRSVVGMAEHIAGSGREIRTCHGIGAERIYAEDVVRESKGKGAVLCTLTAWRAMQFGMLPALKEWFGTLFLAQSSFDEFLQMRSESELSAKHDHGSIGYIDGEYVRTEQSAAESRIIVQRIDEGIAFIQEHCEICPVDDEEFSGADLGVVACDADLLVDPILLARAKVATLLSDELNLRQLAQQFGIERLAWLQTCATILAENELLTEEEECGVVANLAVWRHGHVSLNGRTLAGIAENGPPPSYAHFKAAAEYLGGADADMPSHILATIGAMERLWQSDLPSFEQGRCAGHLLDRLIADRENWREVLDALGQHLDRVRRRTWTGERSAEYLNSWRQGHFL
- a CDS encoding ATP-binding protein; the encoded protein is MSYRDLLKGPMKGVSWAPIRPCSNHSALLATASSIKQSRIVKPNHRVIQLEEFLGACMTDPSLVNNPDADRLIHGLRDTGYNFNTAAADIIDNSIAAGANRIDALFDMDTEGRKIVTFADNGHGMDAEQLHAAMRYGAPVRNNLASLGKFGLGLKTASSSVCRRYTVYSRRSVDQPIAKLAWDLDHVTEVNQWEMLREPVTDEEEERFEDLVGERGTMVVWQKCDRILDREYSAPGGTHEMNALKRKAASLSRHCALVYYRFLDGTDRRERDIRLTIDGEEVLAWNPFYLEKSEQVLDEKHQRIPLELSNGEVHEATMRAYILPRAKELSKEEQGIARIANHAQGFYIHREGRVIHSGGWLGVFGGVEPHTSLLRIEFDFGHELDDAFRVDVKKSRILFDPALEDLLKEILQPIYREANNRYRNKARQDISGGGGVDHSASNTNIDNTSGRKEPRGESYDEKTGEATIQNRKGRVVLHNVEKSDVDPGSVYIQPVEFLPSGDLYEPAMYPVGGSDVLRTGVRINRSHDFYTKIYMRAQDNGYSIEGMDYLLWALAAAELDNTNKDLEPLFEDIREEVSTNLKRLLRVLPLPDEEDLNGGE